The segment GCTTCTCGTACGATGCCTAGGTTTAGATTAGAATTAACATGATGATTCAAATTATGGTTTATGGTTTTTTGACTGAATAACCTTGATGATAAACCTCTAGGGCGgtctgataatttttatcggaaagacttaatttttgcatattagTGCCACGTGTCTTAGGCTTCTGTGTCTTATATTACAGTCGCACAGAAAGTTCAGCGCTCCCCGACATGGGTCGATGGGTTTCTACCCGAAGAAGAGATCGCAAAGACATCGTGGAAAGGTTAAGGCTTTTCCGAAGGATGATCCTAGCAAGCCCGTGCACTTGACCGCGTTTATGGGCTACAAAGCTGGTATGACTCACGTTGTGAGAGAAGCCGATCGTCCTGGATCGAGtgagtaattataaaagtaaactCTCCAATTAAATTAGCGATATATGTGATTTGagcaaagaattaatattaaaaatgtaatttctaaaatgcttttaaacgtttttttttttacttttgcatttgtttaatacaattgtattatattaatgctTTGTTAACAATGCATGCTTTATTAACAATGCATGAGCTTACAACATGTTAACTTGGGTTGATCGACACAGAAATGCGTTGATTTATCTGGGTTGCAGTGCGAGAGCTGTTTTTAATACAGTATGTTTTCCATACTGCcatgttgcaaaataacaCTGTGCACTGCTTATACATGTTGCATGGAAGCAAGATATATTCCAGGAACTCTTTGGAGTCCATTGGGCAATGACCACTGAGACAAACCATATCTAGTACAGTTCTTTAGCATTTTTCCCTAAAATAAGCacattctataatttttcttttaagtttCTAAATATGGACTGTCTTTTCAGAGGTAAATAAAAAGGAGATTGTAGAGGCTGTTACTGTTATCGAGACAGCTCCTATGATAGTGGTTGGTCTTGTTGGATACATTCAAACGCCACATGGACTTCGTGCGCTTGCTAATGTCTGGGCGGAACATTTGTCGGAGGATTGCCGCAGACGTTTCTACAAGAACTGGTTAGCAGAAACCACATGTAttcattatacaaatattttgatattacaatTTGAATCTTTGCGACGTGTTAACTCAGATGTTGATTGATGCAGCAATGCATTGATCCATCTGGGTTGCAGTGTGAAAACTGCCTTCAATGCAGTACGGTTTCAATACTGCCACGTCGAAAAATAACACCGTGCGCTGCTTACGCGGAATGCATGGAGGCTAGATATATTCCATAAACTTTTTGGAGCCCATTGGGCAGTGACCATTGAGACAAACCATATTTAGTACAGCTCTTTCCTTTAAGATAAGTTGTATACTTCTTATATACACACGATACTAAACTATATAATATCAGCTCTCCGCTCGTAAGATGAGAGTAATCACTTGGATATGGCCATTGAAACTCTGTGTTTTAATAACGGCTGGTCCAACAAATGTGCCCAGTCTCCGCTCATTACGATGAGACTGACACGTTACAGAGTGACGTGGATGGCAAAAGCGTACACAGACGGGCATTGCAATTGATTTTCTGACAGGTACAAGAGTAAGAAGAAGGCGTTCACGAAAGCGTCGAAGAAGTGGCAGGACAATCTTGGCCGCAAGATTATTGACAAGAAATTCCAAAAGATCAGGAAGTACTGCACGGTTTTACGCATCATTGCTCACACTCAGGTAACGAGACAACGTGACGATACCAAAAGTATCGAATACATTCGTAAAAGACGAGTcggtcaatttttttttctttcgttatTCAGATGAACCTAGTGGGACATCGTCAGAAGAAAGCTCATATTATGGAAATTCAGTTGAACGGCGGTACCATCGATGACAAGCTGCAATGGGCGCGCGATCATCTGGAGAAACCTGTTCCCATTAGTACCGTGTTCAGCGCCGATGAGATGATCGACGTGATCGGAGTCACCAAGGGCAAGGGTTACAAAGGTGCGTTTTTCTG is part of the Linepithema humile isolate Giens D197 chromosome 3, Lhum_UNIL_v1.0, whole genome shotgun sequence genome and harbors:
- the RpL3 gene encoding large ribosomal subunit protein uL3; this encodes MSHRKFSAPRHGSMGFYPKKRSQRHRGKVKAFPKDDPSKPVHLTAFMGYKAGMTHVVREADRPGSKVNKKEIVEAVTVIETAPMIVVGLVGYIQTPHGLRALANVWAEHLSEDCRRRFYKNWYKSKKKAFTKASKKWQDNLGRKIIDKKFQKIRKYCTVLRIIAHTQMNLVGHRQKKAHIMEIQLNGGTIDDKLQWARDHLEKPVPISTVFSADEMIDVIGVTKGKGYKGVTSRWHTKKLPRKTHKGLRKVACIGAWHPSRVSFTVARAGQKGYHHRTEMNKKIYRIGQGIHVKDGKVVKNNASTEYDLTEKTITPMGGFPHYGEVNNDFIMIKGCCMGPKKRVITLRKSLLVHTKRSALEKINLKFIDTSSKFGHGRFQTAADKASFMGQLKKDRLREDQAQATSAAPSAAAAQ